Proteins encoded together in one Ictalurus furcatus strain D&B unplaced genomic scaffold, Billie_1.0 scf2, whole genome shotgun sequence window:
- the LOC128604727 gene encoding histone H2B: MPDPAKAAPKKGSKKAVTKTAGKGGKKRRKSRKESYAIYVYKVLKQVHPDTGISSKAMGIMNSFVNDIFERIAGESSRLAHYNKRSTITSREIQTAVRLLLPGELAKHAVSEGTKAVTKYTSSK; the protein is encoded by the coding sequence ATGCCCGATCCAGCCAAGGCAGCGCCCAAGAAGGGATCAAAGAAAGCCGTGACCAAGACGGCCGGCAAAGGAGGCAAGAAGCGCAGAAAGTCCAGGAAGGAGAGCTACGCCATCTACGTGTACAAGGTCCTGAAGCAGGTGCACCCTGACACCGGCATTTCATCTAAGGCCATGGGCATCATGAACTCCTTCGTGAATGATATTTTTGAGCGCATTGCCGGTGAGTCTTCTCGTCTGGCTCACTACAACAAGCGCTCCACCATCACCTCCAGGGAGATCCAGACCGCCGTGCGCCTGTTGCTTCCCGGCGAGCTGGCCAAGCACGCCGTGTCCGAGGGCACAAAGGCCGTCACCAAGTACACCAGCTCCAAGTAA
- the LOC128604715 gene encoding histone H1-like: protein MAEVAPAPAAAPAKAPKKKAASRAKKAGPSVGELIVKAVSSSKERSGVSLAALKKALAAGGYDVEKNNSRVKIAVKGLVTKGTLVQTKGTGASGSFKLNKKQTEAKKPVKKAAPKAKKPAATKKPKKVAAKKPAAAAKKSPRKAKKPTAAAKKATKSPKKAKKPATPKKAAKSPKKAKAVKPKTAKPKAAKAKKVAPKKNHPPVLKAISVPGRASSRLYWH from the coding sequence ATGGCAGAAGTTGCACCCGCTCCCGCCGCCGCGCCGGCCAAAGCGCCCAAGAAGAAAGCAGCTTCGAGAGCAAAAAAAGCCGGCCCTAGCGTCGGCGAGCTGATCGTCAAAGCCGTTTCCTCGTCTAAGGAGAGGAGCGGCGTGTCTCTCGCTGCTCTGAAGAAAGCGCTGGCTGCCGGCGGATATGATGTGGAGAAGAACAACTCCCGCGTCAAGATCGCCGTTAAGGGTCTCGTGACTAAAGGCACTCTGGTGCAGACCAAAGGGACCGGCGCGTCTGGCTCTTTCAAGCTGAACAAGAAGCAGACCGAAGCCAAGAAGCCCGTGAAGAAAGCCGCGCCCAAAGCGAAAAAGCCCGCCGCCACTAAGAAGCCCAAGAAGGTAGCGGCCAAGAAACCCGCCGCCGCGGCCAAGAAGTCTCCTAGGAAGGCGAAGAAGCCCACAGCCGCCGCAAAGAAAGCCACCAAGAGCCCGAAGAAGGCGAAAAAGCCCGCGACCCCTAAAAAGGCAGCTAAGAGCCCCAAGAAAGCGAAAGCTGTCAAGCCCAAGACCGCAAAGCCTAAAGCGGCAAAGGCGAAGAAGGTAGCACCCAAAAAGAA
- the LOC128604719 gene encoding histone H3-like — protein MARTKQTARKSTGGKAPRKQLATKAARKSAPATGGVKKPHHYRPGTVALREIRRYQKSTELLIRKLPFQRLVREIAQDFKTDLRFQSSAVMALQEASEAYLVGQFEDTNLCAIHAKRVTIMPKDIQLARRIRGERA, from the coding sequence ATGGCAAGAACCAAGCAGACCGCCCGTAAATCCACCGGTGGCAAAGCGCCAAGGAAGCAGCTCGCCACTAAGGCTGCCCGCAAGAGCGCGCCGGCTACCGGCGGCGTGAAGAAGCCTCACCATTACAGGCCCGGCACCGTGGCTCTGAGGGAGATCCGCCGTTATCAGAAGTCTACTGAGCTGCTCATCCGCAAGCTGCCCTTCCAGCGCCTGGTGCGAGAAATCGCTCAGGACTTCAAGACCGACTTGCGTTTCCAGAGCTCGGCCGTCATGGCCCTGCAGGAGGCGAGCGAGGCATACCTGGTCGGTCAGTTCGAGGACACCAATCTGTGCGCTATCCACGCCAAGAGAGTGACCATCATGCCCAAGGATATTCAGCTGGCCCGCCGTATTCGCGGAGAACGCGCTTAA